The Schistocerca nitens isolate TAMUIC-IGC-003100 chromosome 6, iqSchNite1.1, whole genome shotgun sequence DNA segment TTCGCCACAATATGCTTACTTATTCTGCACTCAGTTTGGTGTGCAATATATGTATTACCACACATACTTTTATAACAGACACTTTTAGAATTATCCAAATTTACATATGTAATTATTTACTGTTATATGACTTCTGATGTATTAACATCTTGAGTTTTGAGAAGATTTGAGGAGAAGCAATTTTACTAAGGCTTTTCTCTTGAAATTTCTCAAGTAATATACATCCAGTGGCATATGCAATTTACGACCAATTTTGCTACTATTATGATGAACTTTAATTCAAGTAGGCCTACAGCCACTAATTCCCATATTTGGGGAACATGAAATACACAGATTTTACGTGACGTAATCGAGAAATAACTAAGAATACTCACTGGAACATTGCCTTGATGTCACCTTTCACAAGAGCTAGAGACAACGGGGTTCCTAAGCAGGCAGGAACAAGATACAACAATGCAGGCTGTGCATGCTTGAATATATGCATTACACATATTGTAGCCATGAGTCCAAGAAAGTATGCAACAAATGTTGCATAGAAATATGTGTTAGAATTTCTTTTCAAGCTGAAACATCACAAGGTGAAACAGAACTGATAAAACAATATTTACCTTTAACAAAGGCCAGTTTTACTAGTATGCATGAGAATATCCAATAAATAATAACTATGAGTAAACAATAGTactataaattaaaataatattctaTCTGGTGCCAGCTCCATGCTTCATGATTGCGGTCTTGTCCTAACAAGCATAGCCAAAGAAAAGGAAGTTGCTTTGACCTATTATATGAAGTTTTCTTATGACTTCATACAAGTAATCTTTCCAATCCCTTGCAGTGTGAAACAGGGTAGCTGTACTTGCAACTGTGCATGATCATTATGGAAACAGTTACAGCAAATTGCACACAAACTCATACTCATGTTTCACAAATATATATTTTCAGTGGAGTGCCAAATTGTACTCACCATGTAGTTCCTGAAgtttttattggggggggggggggtgtatgatgTCAAACAAACGGGTCGACTtgttgaagcaggagaggcaccacaggacattttaatttccactgtctatacttttacaaataaattcataaaactttgccagcatgaccaggaaggattcaggattcgcactcatagcagtggaagttcaaaaatataacaaaataatattttttacatgtaacatttcatcatttttttcacttactattggctgcatttgttggcacaggtacatttttcttcatacatAAGTGATTCTTCAATGAATCCTGCACAGCATACaagccatacttacaggtgtatgaaactctagaattttccgaatatattaaaaactatggtaaaaattgagagaATTATAAAAGTTGAGTTTTTTTTCCTAAACGTGAAGTTTGAAATGTAAccactcattcattttttcataaattaaataaattctagagtttcatacacctgtaggtatggtttgtatgctgtgcaaaattcatcgaagaatcttcttacttatgaagaaaagcaacaaatgcagccaatagtaaatgaaaaaatgatgaaacttcacactttaaaaaaaaaaaaatcctttcttgtcatgctgacaaagttttatgaatttatttgtaaaagcatagacagtggaaattacaacgtcctgtggtgcctctcctgttcaaAGTCGGGCCGTTTGATGTCCCACCCTCCTTAAATTTTGTTTGGAAGCACCCTACACTTAACATTGATTCATGTGTCATATAGTTTCCACTGAATTGTAGAATAGTAAATAAGCTTATATTGTTTGTTTGACAACAATGCATGCCCAACCAATAATATATTCAAGCTTTTAGATCAGTGTTTGCTGAGATGTGGAATATTTGTGGCTGTCAGAACTACCTTTGTCAAGTGAAGTATAGCATATTATATCCAAAAAATTGAAAAGTTTTTCAATTATTGTTGAACTTtacacatttcattacatttttacaCAGTGTGTTCCATCTTTTAACCTTTAACGAGTTCCGTAAGTCTGAATATGGTTTCACTGACACTTTCAGATACAGGTGAAGGTACTAACCCTCACTCCACAGAAGGCCAAATACTAGTCACTCTGTCAGTATAGTCAGTGAGGTACTGTTCATATGGAAGGAATTTCACAATCCACAGTTTGAAAtataaatgtgttcaaaaatacatTACATCCCCTAAAACATAAGTAAAAATACACAAATGGCAATGGAAAACCTAAGTAAACAATATCAGTGACTAAGGACATGTTGGAGGATGGTGGAGTACCTACCCATTCTGTGCAGTGAAGGTTCAATGGAATGGGGTGCAATGCTGTCATCCTGCTGAGACACAGAAGCCTACCCCACTGATGAATCAAAAATGACTAGAAAAGGCAAAAAAAGTACAAAAACTGGACTGTTGGTGAATGGAACAAGACAAACTACAATATTATCCTATTCTTTCTATTATAACAGAGACTTCCAAATGTAACAACTTTTAATTTTAGGTTTGCTTCTCTAATGAAACGAGTACCCAAATTCTGCAAGACAAAATGGAATTCTTGTGATGCAAGATCCATGAAAATTCCAAAAGGATTGCACAGTTCGAGTCAAGCATCTCTTATCAGTGATGATTTGCTTTATAGTAGGTAGCAAAGGAAATGGACGCTTTTGTATTGTGAAAGGGATGACACATCAAGATACGTTGGCTACTGGTCATTACTGGAAACTCTACTTCATCTTTATGCACAATTCTGCACCATGCCACTACGTACAATCTGTGACTCAATATCTGAacgagtccgcctgcttagctgagtgtaaTGTGATTGCCTACCATGCAATGGGCCCGGGTCCAATTCCtggcgggttggagattttctccacccatGGATGCAGTGTTgtgttatcattgttgttgttgtcgtcgtcaccaccaccaccaccaccaccaccaccaccaccaccaacaacatgcAAGTCACCCAATGCGGTGTCACGTGAAAAATGACCTGCAACCTGGTGCCTGAACTTCCCCCATTTTGGAATGGCTAGGAAACTCACCAGCCATCAATCCAATTGAAGATGTCTGGCAAGGACTGAAGAGGAAGATTGCAAAAGGAGATATACGCACAAACAAGaccagactgatggaaaaaaagttgTCACGAAATGACACACGACAACTGAATTGGAGAATATACTGAAGAAACACAATATGAGTATGCCAAAGAACATTAAAGATCTGATCACTTCCAAAGGAGGACACACCAAATACTGAATACTTTGTTCATCTACATGATTTTTAGTAAAattgtgttacatattttttacTATAAAACAGTTTAGCAAATTCACTGAAATGTAGTATCagttttatataaaatttaaatttataaaaaagtGCAGAATAAAATTGGATAGTAAAAACACCGTGTCCATTTGGGGATAAAATAATTTGGCACCGCCAAAAGTACAAATCACTCAGCCTCCACATCCCAGACAGGTAAACTAGATACGGAACAGACTTACAAAGGTAAACAATGTTAAAAATtggaaaaatgtaatataaatgtatTACTGGCACACTGTAACAAAGTTTGCACTGAGAGTAATTACAGAAAAGGACTGAGGTGTATGTTTTTCTATTAATGAAACAGAACAAAACAACtagtaaaaatatattttactgtaCATAACACATACCTGTTGTCAAACCGTAGCAGCAATGCAATGAAGATACCAGGAACTACAATATCTCCTAATCCAAGCATAGCAAAGTTGTTAGCTGCTAGCCCTTGCTCCAGGAAGTCTTGGGGAAATACAACTGTAATAACAACACTTGTGAAAGGAACAATTATTTGAAGAAAATTTTTTACTACAAAAACTAATGAAATAACAAACTCCAGGAAAAGGATAAAAAATATATGAGGAAAGTCAAACAGCCTCAGTGATACTGACTTACGTGTCACCACAGATGGGTGCAATTGGATGGTTAAACTGTGCACTTAACACTAGAAAAAAATCAGTAATTGAAAAGCCAGAAAGTATCTTGATGCACCATGCATAAACTAGCTGCATGGAAATGTTTGTCTTTCCTCATATTTGTTTAATATTTCAAGCAAAatcttaactttgagaaataatGAAGATTGTAGCTTACGTTTGATAGGAGCTTCAAATGATTTAGCAACTGTGACCATCACATTAGTCCCAAAAACCCAGAAGATGTCATAGATAAACAGACCACACAGGAGGATGCAGCCAGTGACAACATTGTTCAAGTGCAGCAGTTCAACACCATTGATGGCAAAGGCAATGCCAAATAAATTGTTGGCTACCCAGTGCTGGGAAAATATATTAAAAGTATTTAAGAGCAGACAGCAAGGTTACACAGCATTATGCAATACAACACAATTAAAAGTCATGGCATATATCTTTGACATGTGGAAATCCAACTTCACAGCTGTACTGTTAGCTACAAAGATGTTGCATAAAATGTAACACACCAAAATTTTTGGAATAAAAGGAACAAAACCATTGACTAATAAACAAAGTGCTGGAATATCTTCACAGGATTTAACCCCAACTTTTCGCCCACTTACCATACCATATTCAAAATTACATCGGATTATCAATTCAATATTTGTGAAACAATCTTCTTTTTGCCCCATTAACCTTTAGATAGTTTGTGAAATACAGATCTATTTCTTTCTGGTAAACTTCTGCAACTGACAATTTTGTTTACTCCATCTCTTTCTTAAATATTCAATCTGATCTTTCCTCTTCAGTTTTTCAATAAGCATTTGTGGGCCaactttttttccattcttccaatATATCAAATGTTGAATTCCTTCCTTCAACCTCCATACTgctgcttgtttcttgtgttttgtggcATGTACCACATTTCTTACACACAAGTCATTTGCTTTGTCTCTTTCTTACTAGATCATATGATTTCTGCATAGTATATTAGATTCAATTTCCAATAACTTTTACTCAAAGGTAATTCTGTTTATCTGGTACTTTGCTGCTCTAGAAGAATTCTGTTTGTaccttcctacaccttttttccccttTCATAGTACTAAAAACTTTTCATGACTGCATTCCTGTTTCCTGCTGTCTCACAATGCGTTAATTTTCAGCTGTATGTTATTCACTCCTGCTCAGTGTACCTAGATCACCATGGAAAATGtttactcaaacaatggaaaataacaatattatgaaaaggaaagttgctactcaccatatagcggagatgctgtcgcagataggcacaacaaaaagactgccacaaataaagctttcggcctgtaaggccttcatcaaaaatagacgacacacacacacacacacacacacacacacacacacacacaaactgcagccACAGGCAACTGGAGCCACACCAGGCAGTGTCGCCccagtgacagtctttttgttgtgcgtatctgcgactcagcatctctgtatatggtgagtagcaactttccttttcataatattgatagtATTTACTCAGTCTTTCATGGAGCCTGTCTTTATCTCCTGATGCACTTCTTCAATTACTATGATAAATTGGAAACTAACTTGCTACCTTTCTTagattaatttttaattaaaatcttAAGTATTTGCTTCACAAGTTTGAACTGGTTCAAATGATGCACATATACAACCATTCTCATGCAGTCACTGCCTCATTACTCAAATAGAGTTCTGTGGTTGGGGGACAGATACTGGTTTTGTGTTCAATGATTTCCACTCAATGCTGCACTACTATTTTGTTAGCAACTATTTGTAACTGCAGACTAACCTTTTTGATAAGATACCATGCTCCAATTATCGAACAGAATATCAGACAAACAACATCATGCGAGGAAAACTGGTAGTTTATTATATCTTCAGAAGCCTCAGGTCCACCACGAGTAAAATGAAGATGGAATGGAATATTAGGTATTGCTGCAGGCACAAGAGAGCTGATCACAGGACTGTAAAATAATCAAAAATACTTAGTATGGTGTAAACAAATGacacaatttacacacacaatcaaaacattcaatataaCAATGATGCAGACATCAATTTCATAATGGTCTGTATTCAGCACTAAAGTATTCTATATGATACAAAAGGAAAAATCATCTTTAATGTAATGAACATGGCTTCCAGTCTGTTATGAATACCTTAAACAAATTACATCAACTATATTTTTCAATAAGAAAAGTGCAGATACACAGACAGAACCAGTTCTTTCTTATGTTAGCAAATGAAATTCTGTTTCTGCAGTGACTCGGGTAGGTTCCTCCAATTTAACAATATGCCGTGAGAAAACAAATCTCGATTTCACTTCTATCTGATTAACAGGTATTTTTGATGTTCTCAAGCTCCCTCTTGGTTACAGTCTTAAAAAGTTCTCCTGTGAATGAGTTTTTGCCTTTACAGTACTTACTCTATAGTAATATATGAAAATCTGGCAGTACACATATCCCGTACCGACAACTGAAAAGTGGCATTATTATGCCTGGTATACTTGGTTCAAAGAACGGCCTATAGCGGTTTTGAAAATTTCGTTAATCCAACAATTCAAAATGACTCATTTATATGATGTCATTGTAAACTTTAAACTCATTCAATCAAATTTTTTATAACACATTTAGGACAACTAGCTCTTGACTATTTTACTGTAACTTATATCATTAAGTATCAAACAGaagaacaatataatgtaattgtatagattaaaaaaaaaaaatctgccaaccaagtggcgcgcgcgcgcgcacacacacacacacacacaaataaggttacacttatgcaagctttcagagtcagtggctcctccttccagcagaagggctgaaggggaaagaagaggggtgaaggaaatggactggtctggtttaggaaaaggagtagattttggaatagtcacccagaaccgcaggtcaggggagacttactggacgggatgagaaggaaagacgggATCTTTTTCAGGTACAATATTCTGcagcttttaaaaaataaagttgGCTCGAATTAGATATTTTGCAGTTTACCTAACATTATACACCACATTTACTACAATGAAGATCATCTCACTTTTTCTAAAACATTTAATAGCTTAAATGTATTTTTAGTAAGGGAGGAGAtcgagagagtgagtgaactatgTTTTTCATGTGGAGGTATTATAGCTGCCATTTTCAGGACTACCCCAACTGAAACACTGTAGTGGGACATCATCTACACAGCTATTTCCACTACAACTGTTCCTTTTCCTTAAAATCACCACAGAATGTGGCGTGATATATAAAACTTCGAAATTTAGCTTTTATTGTTATTGATTTATTTGTTCCTTGCATCAAAGcatattttgttttataaataatttatacacaACAGTTTCAATTAGTAAACAGTGGAGTTATTGAGATTTTTTACTCATACAGCAAGCTGATTACTAACATTGCTGGTAAATGACAATGACACCCAATGGACAGAAAAGTACTCTTTCTCAAGGATCTAAAAGGGCCAAGGGCATGGACCTTTTTGCATAAAAATCTATTTCAACAGCAATGTAGCTTAACAAAGAACCCAACTACTATCATTTTGCAGAAACAGTGAAGAATCATCTGTCACAATTAGAACCAGACACTAACAGAATTCATTCTCAGCCTCCTCCTGGAGCTCTGAAGCACATCATGCAACAGCTACCTTTTAATGGTTTGAGAATCCAGTTTCAATGCCTTTGTCTGGTTCAATCAAGATCCTAAATCTCTTCAACGTAGGAAGATATGTCATAACTAAAGCCGACTGACTTCTCTACACTAAACCAGAAGTCATGCACACCAAACACCCTTGCTGTCCAGCCACTGCCGGGTTTACACAAAACACTGATGAAGCTGCTGGCAAAGGACCTACTCAAACAAGCAACCAACTTCAAAGCAGTGTTTAATTGGATAAATGAGTCAGCTCTAAAGGTAGAATGGATGAAATAACACTAATAATAGCACAACTACAGAAGAAACAGAGTTGTGTGCCCTTTAACCCTGGGGTCGGTTATGTATTTGAAATCACTCACTCAATATTAATCTTGAGAATGGTCAGCATGTGCATAGTAATCAATATAGCACACACAACAAActgaaatttcaactaaaattcatGCACAAAACGTTCTTTCAACTGTGACATGATGACGACTTTGCTAACCACAGATAATTACATCATTACACATGTAAATGTAGAATAAGCCTCAGGACTCCAATTAATGGATACTCACACATTAAATAATCTGAATTCTTTGGCCATGTATACATCACTGTGAGATACATCAGCATCGCACCTGTCCTCAGTATATAAAACATGTACAGTTGCCCTTTAGTTTAATGTAATAATGAGGCAGATAGCCATTAAGCAGAACATAAATCGCTTGCCAGTAGCTTGATGAGAAAGGTTCTAAGGCACTACCCCATTTACACAGACATGCAAGACAGTGGGATCATTTTGTATCAACGTCCTAATTACCAAAGCTAAGTGATTAGTTTTTAGCACTAGTACATCACTTATTAAAGAAAATATAGGTACAGGTCAATGCTGCTGGCTATTACAGACTAATTAATGCAAAGAAGAATAAAAGAACAGTAATGGTTTTGATCATTTAGCAGGCAAACCACATAGCCCACAATAAACTTTATATTACCTTAATATATGAAAAATACTCAGTAGCAAAAATGACttaacagaatatgttatatttacaCAGACAGATGGAATACTACAGTCAATAAATCTGAAATTGGGAACATTTTGAGAGTTTGCTTAGGATTTTCATTGTTTGAATCATAACACCATTACACAAACGTTAACATATTACAGAATAGCACAGCAGTTTAATGTTTGATTCAGTGTCCCCTGTTGTTTCCGTTACATATAAAAGATCATGATCTTGCACTTGCAATTTCTGAAGATGCAACTTTTTACTTTTTGTAAGAGAGACAAGTAAACGAATAAAAAATAGTACTGGTACCCTTACTGACAAGGCAGTTAacgaaacactcacaaatttcAACACACAGGTCAAAGCAAATGGATTGTCGCTCAATCTGGACAAGACTTAGTACATGTAGTTCAGTGCTCCTCACAGAACACCACACTGTTTCTCAAACAACTGAATACAAGATGTGAAAACTTACTTTCTTGGGAACATAGATAGAACATAATCTCAACGGGACACCACACAATCCGGAATTAATTAAGCACATTGGTTCAATAATGTTTGCAGTATGCATGATTATTACCGCGGATCCTCATACCACCCACAAGAAACAGCTACAAAGGAGCACATCCTGCGTCGCCCAATACCACCTCAGACTAGAACAACTGAACCatgtcctttgtcag contains these protein-coding regions:
- the LOC126263144 gene encoding minor histocompatibility antigen H13, which produces MADVVKEAVSQLQENLTENANNGTSRPPATPEGMAVAYGSLVIMALLPIFFGSFRSVRHHKEQKESGEKPETMSHKDAAMFPLIASVALFGLYIFFQIFSKEYINLLLTGYFFFLGVLALCHLLSPVISSLVPAAIPNIPFHLHFTRGGPEASEDIINYQFSSHDVVCLIFCSIIGAWYLIKKHWVANNLFGIAFAINGVELLHLNNVVTGCILLCGLFIYDIFWVFGTNVMVTVAKSFEAPIKLVFPQDFLEQGLAANNFAMLGLGDIVVPGIFIALLLRFDNSLKRNSNTYFYATFVAYFLGLMATICVMHIFKHAQPALLYLVPACLGTPLSLALVKGDIKAMFQYEDHPSEKQPEAAEDKTSKKEK